In one Bordetella pertussis 18323 genomic region, the following are encoded:
- a CDS encoding PhoP regulatory network YrbL family protein, which translates to MSIPTSRLAAVQAPPQDIAPQTLRDRMPAVLPVMDVVPAAMDWPPFAVVDLLGATLLATGSERDVYQHPGNAALLIKIVNRARINEPGRRRPWHKKFHREDAHRVFITELIEYISTTVQLRQADGNTLLARIAGLALTSAGLGLVVEKIVDAEGKAAPTLAQVVSTQGFGPQLREQLRAFFLALIEAHVIFNDVSARNIVVGRNATGQDGLFLVDGFGPKQLLPLYAWSKTLNRRRLLRKYEDMVRKLARLGDRLARQAGQPLPGDGARPPR; encoded by the coding sequence ATGTCCATACCAACTTCCCGCCTGGCCGCCGTGCAGGCGCCGCCGCAGGATATCGCGCCGCAGACGCTGCGCGACCGCATGCCTGCCGTCCTGCCGGTGATGGATGTCGTGCCGGCGGCCATGGACTGGCCGCCGTTCGCCGTAGTCGACTTGCTGGGCGCGACGCTGCTCGCCACCGGCAGCGAGCGCGATGTCTACCAGCATCCGGGCAACGCCGCGCTGCTGATCAAGATCGTCAATCGCGCGCGCATCAATGAGCCGGGGCGGCGCCGTCCCTGGCACAAGAAATTCCATCGCGAGGATGCGCACCGCGTGTTCATCACCGAACTGATCGAGTACATCTCGACGACGGTGCAGTTGCGCCAGGCCGACGGCAATACGCTGCTGGCGCGGATTGCCGGCCTGGCGCTGACCTCTGCGGGACTGGGCCTGGTGGTGGAGAAGATCGTCGATGCCGAGGGCAAGGCCGCGCCCACCTTGGCGCAGGTCGTGTCGACCCAGGGGTTCGGGCCGCAGCTGCGCGAGCAGTTGCGGGCGTTTTTCCTGGCGTTGATCGAGGCGCATGTGATCTTCAACGACGTCAGCGCCCGCAATATCGTGGTCGGCCGCAACGCGACCGGACAGGATGGCCTGTTCCTGGTCGACGGCTTCGGGCCCAAGCAGCTGCTGCCGCTGTACGCATGGAGCAAGACGTTGAATCGCCGGCGCCTGCTGCGCAAGTACGAGGACATGGTGCGCAAGCTGGCGCGGCTGGGCGACCGGTTGGCGCGCCAGGCCGGGCAGCCCTTGCCCGGCGACGGCGCCAGGCCGCCGCGCTAG
- a CDS encoding LysR family transcriptional regulator, with translation MGALKNDSSLDVRMLRIFAAVAAADSLSAAAQALNITQSAVSQTVTQIESILGMRVLDRTRRPYRLTPAGVALQRQSRQIVDDIDRLIAQVREADLMNRPAIRIGMIDSFAATTGPAIVKRLTQSASQVLVWSGLAYGHAQALLNRQVDIIVTTDALEDVDGLVRRPILNESFVVVAPAVRADEFAPLDLRQMAQAAPFIRFSGRSHFGAMIERHLRRCGVTAPPFLEIDTSDVVMAMIAANLGWALMTPLCLLQGRSWLDQVVVLPLPGPSLARTLHQVSRLEEYQEMADMFWQLSRQALETEIFPQVTTQLPWLGRQMRLC, from the coding sequence ATGGGCGCGCTCAAGAACGATTCCAGCCTCGATGTACGCATGCTGCGCATTTTTGCCGCGGTGGCAGCGGCCGACAGCCTGTCGGCCGCGGCGCAGGCGTTGAACATCACGCAATCTGCCGTATCGCAGACGGTTACCCAGATCGAAAGCATCCTGGGCATGCGGGTGCTCGACCGTACCCGCCGTCCCTATCGGCTCACGCCTGCCGGCGTCGCGCTGCAGCGCCAGTCGCGCCAGATCGTCGACGATATCGACCGCCTGATCGCGCAGGTGCGCGAAGCCGACCTGATGAACCGCCCGGCGATCCGCATCGGGATGATCGATTCGTTCGCCGCGACCACCGGCCCGGCCATCGTCAAGCGGCTGACGCAAAGCGCCAGCCAGGTGCTGGTCTGGTCGGGGCTGGCCTACGGCCACGCCCAGGCGTTGCTGAACCGGCAGGTCGACATCATCGTTACGACGGATGCGCTCGAGGACGTCGATGGCCTGGTGCGCCGGCCCATCCTCAACGAGTCGTTCGTGGTGGTGGCGCCGGCGGTGCGCGCCGACGAGTTCGCGCCGCTGGACCTGCGCCAGATGGCGCAGGCCGCGCCGTTCATCCGCTTCAGCGGCCGGTCGCATTTCGGCGCCATGATCGAACGCCATCTGCGGCGTTGCGGCGTGACCGCGCCGCCGTTCCTGGAAATCGACACCAGCGACGTGGTGATGGCCATGATTGCCGCCAACCTGGGCTGGGCGCTGATGACGCCGTTGTGCCTGCTGCAGGGGCGTTCCTGGCTGGACCAGGTCGTCGTGCTGCCGCTGCCCGGGCCCAGCCTGGCCCGCACGCTGCACCAGGTGTCGCGCCTCGAGGAGTACCAGGAGATGGCCGACATGTTCTGGCAGCTCAGCCGCCAGGCGCTGGAGACCGAAATTTTCCCGCAAGTGACGACGCAGCTGCCCTGGCTGGGGCGGCAGATGCGGCTTTGTTGA
- a CDS encoding ABC transporter substrate-binding protein, which produces MQETRRQFIKGMAIGAAALALPVAGRSWAAQAEAVRYGGSAWLGHYPAWLAIQAGYFKAENLEVGWESFGTTSARVSALLSGNIDMAVTAAPAALAVMSRGSRHFAIIGVPENFGRVEGLIVRSQVARLEDLKGKKVGVTFASSAHLLVLNLLDQAGLKAGKDVTVLNVPAPELPAAFQSGQIDAAAAWTPQFNAIRAMPDAKVLVDDTSFSLYKEYGVTPGPDVLVARRAFLDKNPEAVKRFLKAYFRANEQLKTQPDATVAALTELTKLLAADQLEMVKGADWYTAAEQGALLAPGSKYIDGLQKLAEMMVRYDQIDKAPPVREWVDAAYL; this is translated from the coding sequence ATGCAGGAGACTCGCCGACAATTCATCAAGGGCATGGCGATCGGCGCCGCCGCCCTGGCGCTGCCGGTAGCCGGCCGCAGTTGGGCCGCGCAGGCCGAAGCCGTGCGCTACGGCGGCTCGGCCTGGCTGGGCCACTACCCGGCCTGGCTGGCGATCCAGGCCGGCTATTTCAAGGCCGAGAACCTGGAAGTGGGCTGGGAGTCGTTCGGCACCACCTCGGCGCGCGTCAGCGCCCTGCTGTCGGGCAACATCGACATGGCGGTGACCGCCGCGCCGGCCGCGCTGGCGGTGATGTCGCGCGGCTCGCGCCACTTCGCCATCATCGGCGTGCCCGAGAACTTCGGCCGCGTCGAGGGCCTGATCGTGCGCAGCCAGGTCGCGCGCCTGGAGGACCTCAAGGGCAAGAAGGTCGGCGTGACGTTCGCTTCCAGCGCCCACCTGCTGGTCCTCAACCTGCTGGACCAGGCAGGCCTGAAGGCAGGCAAGGACGTGACGGTGCTCAACGTGCCGGCGCCGGAACTGCCGGCGGCATTCCAGTCCGGCCAGATCGACGCGGCCGCGGCCTGGACTCCCCAGTTCAACGCCATCCGCGCCATGCCGGACGCCAAGGTGCTGGTCGATGACACCAGCTTCTCGCTCTACAAGGAGTATGGCGTAACCCCGGGCCCCGACGTGCTGGTGGCGCGGCGCGCCTTCCTGGACAAGAACCCCGAGGCCGTCAAGCGCTTCCTGAAAGCGTACTTCCGCGCCAATGAGCAGCTCAAGACGCAGCCCGACGCCACGGTGGCGGCGCTGACCGAGCTGACCAAGCTGTTGGCGGCCGATCAGCTGGAGATGGTCAAGGGCGCCGACTGGTACACGGCCGCCGAGCAGGGCGCGCTGCTGGCGCCGGGCAGCAAGTACATCGACGGCCTGCAGAAGCTGGCCGAAATGATGGTGCGCTACGACCAGATCGACAAGGCGCCGCCGGTGCGCGAGTGGGTCGACGCGGCGTACCTGTAA
- a CDS encoding ABC transporter permease yields MNAQNRQRRPDLLLISSVSVIVLLLFWEAVCRLQWVDALFLPPPSDVFARIGNMWEQGSLLDHIVASARRVMVGFAAATALAIPLGIFLGTSQRARAAFDPILSFLRPLPSMSWIPLSLLWFGITETQKYSIVFMGTFAPALLYVIEATRNIDPLLIRAARNLGASGPQVMRSVILPASLPQIFSGFKVILGLSWTCVISAELVAAKEGLGFLIMNGKEFFQTDTVVLGMALISVTVLVTDVVFRIIENRVLAWSR; encoded by the coding sequence ATGAATGCACAAAATCGCCAGCGCCGTCCGGATCTGCTGCTGATCAGCAGCGTGTCTGTGATCGTGCTGTTGTTGTTCTGGGAAGCCGTGTGCCGCCTGCAATGGGTGGATGCGCTGTTCCTGCCGCCGCCCTCGGACGTGTTCGCGCGCATAGGCAACATGTGGGAGCAGGGCTCGCTGCTGGACCACATCGTGGCGTCCGCGCGGCGCGTCATGGTGGGCTTTGCCGCCGCTACCGCGCTGGCCATACCGCTGGGGATTTTCCTGGGCACGTCGCAACGCGCGCGGGCGGCTTTCGATCCCATCCTGTCGTTTCTGCGCCCCTTGCCCTCGATGAGCTGGATTCCCCTCTCGCTGCTGTGGTTCGGCATCACCGAAACGCAGAAGTACAGCATCGTGTTCATGGGCACGTTCGCGCCGGCGCTGCTGTATGTGATCGAAGCCACGCGCAATATCGATCCGCTGCTGATCCGCGCCGCGCGCAACCTCGGCGCCAGCGGCCCGCAGGTCATGCGCTCGGTCATCCTGCCGGCCAGCCTGCCGCAGATCTTCAGCGGCTTCAAGGTGATCCTCGGCCTGTCGTGGACCTGCGTGATCTCCGCCGAGCTGGTGGCCGCCAAGGAAGGCCTGGGCTTTCTCATCATGAACGGCAAGGAGTTCTTCCAGACCGATACGGTGGTGCTGGGCATGGCGCTGATCAGCGTGACCGTGCTGGTTACCGACGTAGTGTTCCGAATCATTGAAAACAGGGTGCTGGCATGGTCGCGGTAA
- a CDS encoding ABC transporter ATP-binding protein, which produces MVAVNDPMISIEGISKSFGPFQALQGVDLKIPRGEFLVVLGASGCGKSTLLNLITGFERPTAGRIVVNGREVVDVDPHCGMVFQQYALFPWLTVAENVAFGLKMKGVAAASRRETAQQFIEMVGLKGFENAYPKALSGGMRQRVSIARVLANDPDVILLDEPFAALDAMTRQVLQEELTRIYEQSGKTIVFITHSIDEALLLSSRMVIMSARPGRVACDMPNDLPYPRNADVQLSPRYIELKSQIWDIVQNEVMRSLQARADQ; this is translated from the coding sequence ATGGTCGCGGTAAACGATCCCATGATTTCCATCGAAGGTATTTCCAAGTCGTTCGGGCCGTTTCAGGCGCTGCAGGGCGTGGACCTGAAGATTCCGCGCGGCGAGTTCCTGGTCGTGCTGGGCGCTTCGGGTTGCGGGAAATCGACGCTGCTCAACCTGATCACGGGGTTCGAGCGTCCCACCGCCGGACGCATCGTGGTCAATGGCCGCGAAGTGGTCGACGTCGATCCGCACTGCGGCATGGTGTTCCAGCAGTACGCGCTGTTTCCCTGGCTGACCGTGGCCGAGAACGTCGCGTTCGGCCTGAAGATGAAGGGCGTGGCGGCGGCCAGCCGGCGCGAAACCGCGCAGCAGTTCATCGAGATGGTCGGCCTGAAGGGATTCGAGAACGCCTATCCCAAGGCGTTGTCGGGCGGCATGCGCCAGCGCGTGTCGATCGCGCGCGTGCTGGCCAACGATCCGGACGTGATCCTGCTCGATGAACCGTTCGCCGCGCTCGACGCCATGACGCGCCAGGTGCTGCAGGAAGAGCTGACGCGCATCTACGAGCAAAGCGGCAAGACCATCGTCTTCATCACCCACTCGATCGACGAGGCGCTGCTGCTGTCGAGCCGCATGGTCATCATGAGCGCGCGCCCGGGCCGCGTGGCCTGCGACATGCCCAACGACCTGCCGTATCCGCGCAATGCCGATGTCCAGCTTTCGCCGCGCTACATCGAACTGAAGTCGCAGATCTGGGACATCGTGCAGAACGAAGTGATGCGCAGCCTGCAGGCGCGCGCCGACCAGTAA